The following are encoded together in the Pararhizobium qamdonense genome:
- a CDS encoding DUF6894 family protein, protein MPRFHFHVRTSLGVEADDDGIPFQNLEAATVDARASLFEMVADQLATGRRTTYLGIDISDDLGTVLAVVTVEEAIDRNV, encoded by the coding sequence ATGCCGAGATTTCATTTCCATGTCAGGACGTCCCTGGGAGTTGAGGCCGACGACGACGGTATACCCTTTCAAAACCTCGAGGCTGCGACGGTAGATGCTAGGGCAAGTCTGTTCGAAATGGTAGCAGACCAGTTAGCCACCGGTCGACGAACAACATATTTGGGCATTGATATAAGCGACGACCTGGGGACTGTATTGGCTGTCGTCACTGTTGAGGAAGCGATTGACCGGAACGTCTGA
- a CDS encoding manganese catalase family protein: protein MFMRVDQLQASLPAPNRADPNAAAALQELLGGKYGEMSTLGNYMFQSFNFRSKEKLKPFYSLVASITAEELGHVELVSAGVAMLNNGPDKKDGDMGDGGDISDAPWEGMKDIRLAAAFLSGAGGAQPVNSNGVSWNNDFITTTGNVVIDLLHNFHLECGARLHKLRVYETLSDPTGREVCGYLLVRGSVHAHAYALALEKITGVDVRKFLPTPNIPLDKIPECQKYLDEGSHRRLYTFSPNDYKEMSGIWGNGEVALPTDPPGELEVVDGMPEGGKIEQLVGVPSAFTPDYAPEEMFEIAEKLYKASR from the coding sequence ATGTTCATGAGAGTCGACCAGCTGCAGGCTTCCCTGCCAGCTCCAAATCGTGCAGACCCCAACGCAGCCGCCGCCCTGCAGGAACTCCTCGGCGGAAAGTACGGCGAGATGTCCACTCTCGGGAACTACATGTTCCAGAGTTTCAACTTTCGGTCCAAGGAAAAGCTGAAGCCATTCTATTCCTTGGTTGCCAGCATCACCGCCGAGGAACTCGGCCACGTAGAGCTTGTCAGCGCGGGCGTTGCTATGCTCAACAACGGTCCTGACAAGAAGGACGGAGACATGGGCGACGGCGGGGATATCTCCGACGCGCCCTGGGAAGGGATGAAGGATATCCGGCTAGCTGCGGCATTCCTGTCCGGCGCGGGCGGGGCGCAACCCGTCAATAGTAACGGGGTGTCGTGGAACAATGACTTCATCACGACGACGGGCAATGTCGTCATCGACCTGCTGCACAACTTCCATCTCGAATGCGGCGCGCGTCTTCACAAACTCCGTGTCTACGAAACTCTTTCCGATCCGACGGGTCGCGAGGTCTGCGGATATCTACTCGTGCGCGGCTCTGTACATGCGCATGCCTATGCTCTGGCGCTCGAGAAAATCACTGGCGTCGACGTGAGGAAGTTTCTGCCGACACCAAACATTCCGCTCGACAAGATTCCGGAATGCCAGAAATACCTGGATGAGGGCTCCCACCGCAGGCTCTACACGTTCAGCCCGAACGACTACAAGGAGATGTCGGGTATCTGGGGCAACGGCGAGGTAGCATTGCCGACCGACCCGCCAGGCGAACTGGAAGTCGTAGACGGCATGCCGGAAGGCGGAAAAATCGAGCAGCTTGTCGGCGTTCCGTCGGCGTTCACGCCGGACTACGCGCCGGAAGAGATGTTCGAGATAGCAGAAAAACTTTACAAGGCGTCGAGATAA
- a CDS encoding nucleotidyltransferase family protein → MKPIDLMYQTMLAELGQRSLDAAWTAAFPPEGRFTPANIKGRKYWYFDIPDGHGGTRRRYVGPADDPDIAQRVADHKRDKDDLRARRRMVNTLTREGGMLAPDAMSGDLVEALADGGLFRLRGILIGTVAFQCYSGLLGVRLPMAAILTGDADIAQDYAISREVEDSLPPIVELLQGVDASFRPVPHRSGSAASSAFQNADGYRVEFLTSNRGSDDHIDQPAKMPALGGASADPLSFLDYLIREPVKTMLLHRSGVPVVVPDPSRYAVHKLIVASRRHTDGQGAAKREKDVRQAALLFEALQQTRRSADLALVYNEAWERGIAWQEAIRTGAGMLLTQDAELFKTVLIEGAKKNREDIELPFGE, encoded by the coding sequence ATGAAACCCATCGACCTCATGTACCAGACGATGCTCGCCGAGCTCGGCCAGCGTTCGCTCGACGCCGCGTGGACTGCCGCCTTCCCTCCAGAAGGCCGGTTCACCCCTGCGAACATCAAGGGGCGCAAGTATTGGTACTTCGATATCCCGGATGGACATGGCGGTACAAGACGACGCTACGTCGGTCCTGCCGACGATCCGGATATCGCGCAGCGCGTAGCTGATCATAAGAGGGACAAGGACGATCTCCGCGCTCGCAGGCGCATGGTTAACACCCTGACCCGCGAAGGCGGGATGCTCGCTCCTGACGCCATGTCGGGCGACCTCGTCGAGGCCCTAGCCGATGGCGGTCTCTTCCGGCTCCGCGGTATTCTCATCGGCACGGTCGCCTTTCAGTGCTATTCAGGACTGCTGGGCGTCCGCCTTCCCATGGCTGCGATCCTGACCGGCGATGCGGACATCGCCCAGGATTATGCCATCAGCCGGGAGGTTGAAGACAGCCTGCCTCCGATTGTTGAGTTACTGCAGGGCGTTGACGCCAGCTTCCGGCCAGTTCCCCATCGATCGGGATCCGCGGCCTCGTCAGCATTTCAGAATGCCGACGGCTACCGGGTTGAATTTCTGACGTCGAACCGTGGTTCGGACGACCACATCGACCAGCCGGCGAAGATGCCCGCCCTCGGCGGTGCAAGCGCGGACCCACTAAGCTTTCTCGACTACCTTATCAGGGAGCCAGTTAAAACAATGCTCCTCCACCGAAGCGGGGTCCCAGTCGTAGTCCCCGATCCGTCCCGGTACGCGGTCCACAAGCTAATCGTCGCCAGCCGCAGACACACTGATGGGCAGGGGGCCGCGAAGCGAGAGAAGGACGTTCGCCAAGCCGCGCTGCTTTTCGAAGCCTTGCAGCAGACGAGGCGATCAGCCGATCTGGCGCTCGTCTACAACGAGGCGTGGGAGCGCGGAATTGCGTGGCAGGAAGCCATTCGAACCGGGGCAGGGATGCTGCTCACACAAGATGCCGAGCTATTCAAGACGGTTCTGATCGAGGGGGCCAAGAAAAACAGGGAAGACATCGAGCTCCCGTTCGGAGAATAG
- a CDS encoding Crp/Fnr family transcriptional regulator: protein MIESLIANLRARDVVSSHEAQLLSSIIVRQRWIAADEDLVKEGSRPTYSILLVDGIAARYKFVEDGKRQITALHVSGDFVDLHAFPLKEMDHGVVALSHCHVALADHSDLKKITETEPHLARLLWLLTVIDGAIHREWIVAMGRRSKKSHMAHLFCELLLRLEVVGKVENSSFSFPLTQLEMADVLGISLVHLNKTLQLLRDEKVLQWTKQTITVLDLERLKSIGEFEPGYLNLRVEPR from the coding sequence GTGATCGAGTCTTTGATTGCGAATCTTCGGGCGCGTGACGTGGTATCGTCTCACGAGGCGCAACTTCTGTCGTCAATCATCGTGCGCCAGCGTTGGATCGCCGCCGATGAGGACCTGGTGAAGGAGGGCTCACGGCCGACCTACAGCATCCTCCTCGTTGATGGCATTGCCGCGCGATACAAATTTGTCGAAGACGGAAAAAGACAGATCACGGCACTGCATGTGTCCGGGGACTTCGTCGATCTTCACGCCTTTCCCCTAAAGGAAATGGACCATGGCGTCGTGGCACTGTCGCACTGCCATGTTGCCTTGGCCGATCACAGCGACCTGAAGAAAATCACCGAAACAGAACCACATTTGGCGCGGCTGCTTTGGCTGTTGACGGTTATCGACGGGGCGATCCACAGAGAATGGATCGTGGCGATGGGACGGCGCTCGAAGAAGTCGCATATGGCTCACCTTTTTTGTGAGCTGTTGCTGAGGCTCGAGGTGGTTGGCAAGGTTGAAAACTCCAGCTTTTCGTTTCCACTGACGCAACTCGAAATGGCCGACGTTTTAGGAATATCGCTGGTCCATCTAAACAAGACTTTGCAGCTTTTGCGCGACGAGAAAGTGTTGCAATGGACAAAGCAGACAATCACTGTACTCGATCTTGAAAGGCTAAAATCGATCGGGGAGTTCGAGCCCGGGTACCTAAACTTACGGGTAGAACCACGATAG
- a CDS encoding 3'-5' exonuclease, translating into MAEQFDMFSEQAARDPMVTRGATKSAKPDRHAIPMSEADMVRHLSETGRYRILQKLVPRAISPFPRPEYRLKGIILDTETTGLNARKDEIIEIGVIAFTFDATGSIGDVTGIYGGLQQPSVSVPTEITRLTGITDEMVAGQSIDVTALRALIEPADLVIAHNAGFDRPFCEAFSHLFSGKAWACSNSEIDWASRGYEGTKLGYLIGQAGYFHEGHRAVDDCFALLEVLAREVDGSASTAFAELYQASQRSRVRIFAENSPFDMKDHLKARGYRWSDGSDGRPKSWWIEVGEEALDVELRYLRAEIYRYPDADPPIKHLTAFDRFRA; encoded by the coding sequence ATGGCAGAACAGTTTGACATGTTTTCGGAGCAGGCTGCGCGCGATCCGATGGTCACGCGTGGCGCCACCAAATCCGCCAAACCGGACAGGCATGCCATCCCCATGAGTGAAGCGGACATGGTCCGTCATCTGTCGGAGACAGGCCGCTATCGGATCCTGCAGAAACTGGTGCCGCGCGCAATCTCACCGTTCCCGCGTCCGGAGTACCGCCTCAAGGGCATCATTCTCGACACAGAGACCACGGGCCTGAATGCTCGCAAGGATGAGATCATCGAGATTGGCGTGATCGCTTTCACCTTCGATGCGACCGGAAGCATCGGTGACGTGACCGGCATCTACGGTGGACTTCAGCAGCCAAGCGTTTCGGTTCCCACAGAAATCACTAGGCTTACCGGGATCACCGACGAAATGGTCGCCGGACAATCGATCGATGTGACTGCTTTGCGGGCGCTGATAGAACCGGCGGATCTGGTGATCGCCCATAATGCCGGTTTCGACCGGCCATTCTGCGAGGCATTCTCTCATCTATTTTCCGGCAAGGCCTGGGCCTGCTCGAACTCCGAGATCGATTGGGCTTCGCGTGGATATGAAGGCACCAAGCTCGGCTACCTCATTGGGCAGGCAGGCTACTTCCATGAAGGTCATCGGGCGGTCGATGATTGTTTCGCGCTATTAGAGGTTCTCGCTCGGGAAGTCGATGGATCGGCTTCCACCGCTTTCGCGGAACTCTATCAAGCAAGCCAGAGATCGCGTGTCCGGATCTTTGCGGAGAACAGCCCCTTCGACATGAAGGACCATCTGAAGGCGCGAGGCTATCGCTGGTCCGACGGAAGCGACGGCCGTCCCAAATCCTGGTGGATCGAGGTTGGCGAAGAAGCGCTCGATGTTGAGCTCCGCTATCTCAGGGCCGAAATCTACCGCTATCCAGACGCCGATCCTCCCATCAAACACCTGACCGCCTTCGACCGCTTCCGGGCCTGA
- a CDS encoding FAD/NAD(P)-binding protein yields the protein MTNIAIIGSGPTGIYTLKGLMESNTPLSVTVYEANADPGKGTPYHPRANDRAMLANIASIELPPVCESLANWLRRKNPAELAMLGVPVETIGEREFYPRVVLGEYFEAQFNGLLAKAVSRGHVVHVKASHRVVDIQLRERDIDVAVESADGTTERNAFDHVVMATGHDWPEKTETKPGFFVSPWPAKNLDTIGDVSVGVLGTSLSGIDAVVSVATSHGSFLLDDSGTMQFHSGSGPDFHLTMMSRKGLLPEADFYCPIPYEPLAIFTEAAVDRLVETVPYRLLDEMFELFRAQLFASDPAYAESIGLGMLTVETVADAYFAERETYDPFTWAALNLGEAKANKATRNTVAWRYAILSMHETVLRAVPHFNDVDLKRFHKHFKTLFVDDYATVPHQSIERLLALHRAGRLSVLKLGPDYKLDHDTVERGAVIEIGDKRHAFTAFIDATGQHAVSAWDVPFPSLIEQGVVREARTVKASTALAANDDTATVATGGIDLDSQFRPKFEKPLSHNLYCVSIPFLLHKLPFVQGITSAEELGSLVAKAILEDAASTEFGLDVVRKVVA from the coding sequence ATGACCAACATTGCTATCATCGGCTCCGGGCCGACTGGAATTTACACTTTAAAGGGGCTGATGGAGAGCAATACACCGCTATCTGTAACCGTCTACGAAGCCAATGCCGATCCGGGGAAGGGAACTCCATATCACCCCCGCGCCAACGATCGGGCAATGCTCGCAAACATCGCAAGTATCGAGTTACCACCCGTGTGCGAGAGCCTGGCGAACTGGCTTCGGCGCAAGAACCCGGCCGAACTCGCGATGCTAGGCGTTCCAGTCGAGACCATCGGCGAACGGGAGTTTTATCCGCGGGTCGTTCTTGGGGAGTATTTCGAGGCGCAATTCAACGGCCTTTTGGCGAAGGCGGTGTCGCGCGGGCATGTCGTTCACGTCAAGGCAAGTCACAGGGTCGTGGATATTCAGCTCAGAGAACGCGACATTGATGTCGCGGTCGAGAGTGCTGACGGCACAACCGAGCGCAACGCATTCGACCATGTCGTGATGGCGACGGGTCATGACTGGCCGGAGAAAACCGAGACGAAACCGGGATTCTTTGTTTCTCCGTGGCCAGCCAAAAATCTTGACACGATCGGAGATGTCTCGGTCGGCGTACTCGGAACGTCTTTGAGCGGTATAGACGCTGTCGTGTCGGTCGCCACGTCCCACGGGTCGTTCCTGCTCGATGACTCGGGAACGATGCAGTTTCACTCGGGTTCCGGCCCCGACTTCCACCTGACGATGATGTCGAGGAAAGGCCTTCTTCCTGAAGCTGACTTCTACTGCCCCATCCCCTACGAACCGCTCGCGATATTTACGGAGGCGGCCGTGGATCGCCTGGTGGAAACGGTTCCCTACAGGCTACTCGACGAGATGTTCGAACTCTTCCGTGCCCAGCTGTTCGCCAGCGACCCGGCCTATGCCGAGAGCATCGGGCTCGGCATGCTGACAGTCGAGACCGTGGCCGACGCATACTTCGCGGAACGGGAGACTTACGACCCGTTTACCTGGGCCGCACTCAACCTTGGAGAAGCCAAGGCCAATAAGGCGACGCGCAACACTGTTGCCTGGCGATACGCGATACTGTCCATGCACGAGACCGTGCTAAGGGCCGTCCCGCATTTCAACGACGTCGATCTGAAACGCTTTCACAAGCATTTCAAGACGCTATTCGTCGACGACTATGCGACCGTGCCGCACCAGTCGATCGAAAGGCTTCTGGCGCTCCATCGGGCTGGGCGGCTGTCGGTTCTCAAACTTGGACCGGACTACAAGCTCGACCACGACACCGTCGAACGGGGAGCCGTGATTGAGATCGGAGATAAGCGGCACGCTTTCACGGCATTCATCGACGCGACGGGTCAGCACGCCGTTTCCGCATGGGATGTCCCATTTCCAAGTCTGATAGAGCAGGGTGTCGTGCGCGAAGCGCGGACGGTGAAAGCATCCACCGCACTCGCCGCCAACGACGACACGGCCACTGTCGCGACGGGCGGCATCGATCTCGACAGCCAGTTCCGGCCAAAGTTCGAAAAGCCGCTCAGTCACAATCTCTACTGTGTGTCGATACCGTTCCTTCTTCACAAACTGCCCTTTGTCCAGGGAATTACGAGTGCCGAGGAACTCGGGAGCCTTGTGGCGAAGGCCATCTTGGAGGATGCCGCAAGCACCGAGTTCGGTCTCGACGTTGTGCGGAAGGTGGTCGCCTGA
- a CDS encoding cold-shock protein, translating to MTTGTVKWFNSTKGFGFIQPDNGGADAFVHISAVERAGMREIVEGQKLGYELERDNKSGKMSACNLQAA from the coding sequence ATGACCACAGGCACAGTAAAATGGTTCAATTCCACGAAGGGCTTCGGTTTCATCCAGCCTGACAACGGCGGCGCTGACGCCTTCGTCCATATCTCGGCCGTCGAACGCGCCGGAATGCGCGAAATCGTCGAAGGCCAGAAGCTCGGCTACGAACTCGAGCGCGACAACAAGTCGGGCAAGATGTCGGCCTGCAATCTTCAGGCCGCGTAA
- a CDS encoding HNH endonuclease, giving the protein MARKYRDDLPSEDAESKPVICPLCERVIPDDQIEDHHLVPRSKGGKINVPLHRICHSHIHAAFTDAQLARKFSTISAILEDPSIQKFVSWIKTKPPGFDDEAEKRGRRR; this is encoded by the coding sequence ATGGCACGCAAGTACAGAGACGATTTGCCTTCGGAAGATGCCGAGTCGAAGCCGGTAATCTGTCCGCTCTGCGAGCGGGTCATACCTGACGACCAGATCGAGGACCATCATCTTGTTCCCAGGAGCAAGGGTGGCAAGATCAACGTACCATTGCACCGGATATGCCATAGCCACATACATGCAGCCTTCACGGACGCCCAGTTGGCAAGGAAGTTCTCCACGATTTCAGCTATCCTCGAGGACCCCTCGATTCAGAAGTTCGTCAGCTGGATAAAAACAAAACCACCTGGCTTTGATGATGAGGCAGAGAAGCGTGGCCGACGTCGCTGA